TACCGACCCCAGGAATAGCTTTCATTGCGCAGAGTATGCGCGCCGATGCGGGGATTGTTATTTCGGCTTCCCATAATCCATATCAGGATAACGGGATCAAGATCTTTTCCGGCAACGGCTTCAAGCTCTCAGATGAACAGGAAGAGACGATCGAGGATTTGGTATTCAGCAATACGCTTCACGGCCTGGTGCCGCCGGTCAGGGATATGGGGCAGGCATTCCGAATGGAGGACGTGCATGGCCGTTATATCGTTTTTTTAAAGAATACCTTCCCGAGAGATTTATCCATGGAAGGGATGAAGGTCATCATCGATACCGCCAATGGCGCTACGTACAAGGTTGCCCCGGATACGTTCTGGGAGCTGGGCGCAGAAATAGAGGTCATCCACAATACCCCCAACGGCATCAATATAAACGATAGATGTGGTTCACAGTATACACGGGATCTGAAAAGAAAGGTCATTGAAACCGGCGCCGAAATCGGGCTCGCCTTTGACGGTGACGGCGACCGCCTTATTGCCATAGATGAAAAAGGGCAGGAGATAACCGGTGACCAGATCCTGTTTATATGCGCTGCCATGCTGAAGGAACAGGACAAATTGAAGAACGACCTCCTGGTGAGCACCGTAATGAGCAACCTGGGGTTGCGGATCGCGTGCAGGCGATACGGTTTCAAATACCATACGTCAAAGGTCGGAGACCGGTATGTTCTGGAGGATATGGTGCGGTTGGGCAGCGTGATAGGCGGGGAAGAGTCAGGCCACATGATATTTCTTGATCACCATACCACGGGTGATGGTATTGTCACCGCCATGCAGCTGATTGCCGCCATGG
This genomic interval from Syntrophorhabdaceae bacterium contains the following:
- the glmM gene encoding phosphoglucosamine mutase; this encodes MGKLFGTDGVRGEANRYPMNAEIAFAIGQAVVYLLKKEHHRPTIVIGKDTRISGYMLEGSLESGITSMGGNPYLLGVLPTPGIAFIAQSMRADAGIVISASHNPYQDNGIKIFSGNGFKLSDEQEETIEDLVFSNTLHGLVPPVRDMGQAFRMEDVHGRYIVFLKNTFPRDLSMEGMKVIIDTANGATYKVAPDTFWELGAEIEVIHNTPNGININDRCGSQYTRDLKRKVIETGAEIGLAFDGDGDRLIAIDEKGQEITGDQILFICAAMLKEQDKLKNDLLVSTVMSNLGLRIACRRYGFKYHTSKVGDRYVLEDMVRLGSVIGGEESGHMIFLDHHTTGDGIVTAMQLIAAMVRSGKPLSELAKMVDIYPQKLINVDVQSKPDVATVPRIIEVIRRVEKELGDDGRVLVRYSGTQNMCRVMVEGPSDGVTEKYCEEIADVIKNALG